In one Thermodesulfobium acidiphilum genomic region, the following are encoded:
- a CDS encoding TIGR02530 family flagellar biosynthesis protein: MKIDKIQGQGISNKSFTKLQSDSSFAEILNNEISSINFTNHASKRLESRGISLSSQDISRMNYAMERLAKKGSKESLVLMDNKAFVVNPKSKTIITAVSQENLKDNVFTNIDSAIIL, translated from the coding sequence ATGAAGATAGACAAAATTCAAGGACAAGGCATTTCAAATAAGAGTTTTACAAAACTTCAGTCAGATTCAAGTTTTGCTGAGATATTAAATAACGAAATTAGCAGTATAAACTTTACCAATCATGCCTCAAAGCGCCTTGAATCAAGGGGTATAAGCCTTAGCTCTCAAGATATTTCAAGAATGAACTATGCTATGGAAAGGCTTGCAAAAAAGGGTTCAAAAGAATCTCTTGTGCTTATGGACAACAAGGCTTTTGTAGTCAATCCAAAAAGCAAAACGATTATAACTGCTGTAAGTCAAGAGAACTTAAAGGATAATGTTTTTACAAATATTGATAGTGCAATAATATTATAA
- a CDS encoding flagellar hook capping FlgD N-terminal domain-containing protein, which produces MSVSSVGSTSNNVSTSSNSSSSSSANSLANTNAFLTLLIAQLKNQDPLNAMSTSEFMNELSALTTTQQMTNMSNAVQESVVNINNLYATSLIGKKIQYTAADNSTQSATVTQVTISNNNPSLVLDNGSTINLSNIVSVL; this is translated from the coding sequence ATGTCAGTTTCAAGCGTTGGTTCGACGAGTAATAATGTCAGTACAAGTTCTAATTCTAGTTCAAGTTCAAGCGCTAATAGCCTGGCAAACACCAATGCTTTTTTGACTCTTTTGATTGCTCAACTAAAAAATCAAGATCCACTTAATGCTATGAGTACAAGTGAATTTATGAATGAGTTATCAGCTCTTACTACCACACAACAGATGACAAACATGAGTAATGCTGTTCAAGAATCTGTGGTAAACATAAATAACCTATATGCTACTAGCTTAATAGGTAAAAAAATTCAATATACAGCTGCTGACAACAGCACACAAAGCGCTACAGTTACTCAGGTAACTATAAGTAATAACAATCCATCTTTAGTTTTAGATAACGGTTCTACTATAAATCTTTCTAACATAGTAAGCGTTTTATGA
- a CDS encoding flagellar hook-length control protein FliK, which produces MNSSPLANLPILQSGNSVPNPNQSSISQDEVFSSILEQLVSEFAQNEVNTAQSSQINIQTTNPKSQLQPGSESSDQSVSGQIQSSLVLIQMPNQMPVINLSGQIPVVLGLNLSQDQNSAQSALKDQTNKSNPTLTQPDIQILGPLQDAQIIPLQLADILNSSPVLSSQASNGAINIQNNSNVLSTIQTNTQSPFLLESQLTVPQAQSTSQSTLIQTANLTPSSQLAQNSTPFNLNSIQALQSSTNISQDNSGENDTTLINSSSLNTLSNLSQNLQTISDKSFSTSQLALNSQVFINQPNLSSSITGTLTSSQNLNQQAFNYQNQSVAQNISNTITSQILSNLSIPSSVNSQITVANLLSGQIASGFNQANSLSNSSENKLTDANEAISSNLLGPQLSIINNIVTPNQSMSYHSISLDAYQKIQNMMQDLRFNSPKDIEFLLEPPDLGKVKLNVSLDRATNSVNMTFFVVDDLAKHAILSNMQDFRQILQSNGFAPNNVNVYINSDQKDQGFNQNFSHVIYPLNNNNNVSLDTALITGIQSLKDGVDIRV; this is translated from the coding sequence TTGAACTCTTCGCCTTTGGCAAATCTACCTATATTGCAGTCGGGCAATTCTGTGCCGAATCCGAATCAATCATCTATCTCGCAAGATGAGGTTTTTTCTTCAATTTTAGAACAACTTGTTAGCGAATTTGCCCAAAACGAAGTCAATACAGCCCAAAGCTCACAAATTAATATCCAAACTACTAATCCAAAATCTCAATTACAACCAGGAAGTGAAAGTAGCGATCAAAGCGTTTCTGGCCAAATACAATCTTCTTTGGTACTTATTCAGATGCCAAATCAGATGCCTGTTATAAATTTGTCAGGTCAAATCCCTGTTGTTTTGGGTTTAAATTTGTCTCAGGATCAAAATAGCGCTCAAAGTGCTTTAAAAGATCAAACTAACAAAAGCAACCCTACTCTAACTCAACCAGATATCCAAATCTTGGGGCCATTGCAAGATGCTCAAATAATTCCTCTACAGTTAGCTGATATTTTAAATTCTTCTCCTGTCTTAAGTTCTCAAGCAAGTAACGGTGCAATCAATATTCAGAATAACTCTAATGTATTAAGTACTATACAAACAAATACTCAAAGCCCCTTCTTATTAGAATCTCAATTAACTGTTCCTCAAGCACAATCAACGTCTCAAAGCACACTTATTCAAACTGCTAATTTAACCCCTTCTAGTCAGTTAGCTCAGAATAGCACTCCTTTTAATTTAAACTCTATTCAGGCTTTGCAAAGCTCTACAAATATTTCTCAGGATAATTCTGGAGAAAATGATACTACTTTAATAAACTCTAGTTCTTTAAATACTTTGTCAAATCTTTCACAAAATTTGCAGACTATTTCTGACAAATCATTTAGTACTTCACAGTTAGCATTAAATTCTCAAGTCTTTATAAATCAACCAAATTTATCAAGCTCTATTACAGGAACTCTAACATCTTCTCAGAACTTAAATCAACAAGCTTTTAATTATCAGAATCAGTCTGTAGCACAAAATATCTCAAACACTATAACTTCTCAGATACTCAGTAACCTAAGTATCCCTTCTTCTGTGAACTCTCAAATTACGGTTGCTAACCTTCTCTCTGGGCAAATAGCCTCTGGTTTTAATCAGGCAAATTCTTTGTCTAACTCATCTGAAAACAAATTAACAGATGCCAATGAAGCTATCTCTTCAAATTTGCTAGGTCCCCAATTGTCAATAATCAATAATATTGTAACGCCAAACCAGAGCATGTCGTATCATTCCATTTCACTGGACGCATATCAAAAGATCCAGAACATGATGCAGGATTTGAGATTTAATTCTCCAAAAGACATAGAATTTTTACTAGAACCACCAGATCTGGGTAAAGTAAAGCTAAACGTATCACTTGATAGGGCTACAAATTCCGTAAACATGACCTTTTTTGTTGTAGACGATCTTGCAAAACACGCTATTTTATCGAATATGCAAGATTTTAGACAGATTTTACAATCAAATGGCTTTGCGCCAAATAATGTAAATGTCTATATAAATTCCGACCAGAAGGACCAGGGGTTTAACCAGAATTTCAGTCATGTAATTTATCCTTTAAATAATAATAATAACGTTTCTTTAGATACTGCACTTATAACGGGTATTCAAAGTCTTAAAGACGGTGTTGATATAAGAGTATAA
- a CDS encoding D-sedoheptulose-7-phosphate isomerase: MIVEDEIRKAISEALELKDKLLSDDRFLETVKMSVKVISAALRSGKKLLIAGNGGSAADSQHIAAEFVGRFLLERKALKAIALTTDTSIITAISNDFGYESIFARQIEALGEMGDVFFAISTSGNSKNLIKALRIAQLYHISTISLTGMAGNEMEKLSDICISVPSKNVPRIQECHIMIEHIICDMVEKILTSKSA, translated from the coding sequence ATGATTGTAGAGGATGAAATCAGAAAAGCAATATCTGAAGCCCTGGAGTTAAAAGATAAGTTGCTTTCTGATGATAGATTTTTAGAAACTGTTAAAATGAGCGTTAAAGTTATATCTGCAGCGCTAAGGTCTGGGAAAAAACTTTTGATTGCGGGAAATGGTGGTAGTGCTGCTGATTCACAGCACATTGCAGCAGAGTTTGTTGGTAGATTTTTGTTGGAAAGGAAAGCTCTAAAAGCTATAGCCCTTACTACTGATACTTCAATTATTACAGCTATTTCAAATGATTTTGGATATGAAAGCATTTTTGCAAGACAGATTGAAGCGCTAGGTGAAATGGGTGACGTCTTTTTTGCCATTTCGACAAGTGGGAATTCTAAAAATTTAATAAAGGCGCTAAGAATTGCTCAACTTTATCATATAAGCACAATCTCGCTTACAGGTATGGCTGGAAATGAAATGGAAAAACTATCTGATATCTGTATAAGCGTTCCGTCAAAAAACGTTCCAAGAATACAGGAATGTCATATTATGATTGAGCACATAATCTGTGACATGGTTGAAAAGATCCTTACCTCAAAATCTGCCTGA
- a CDS encoding glycosyltransferase family 4 protein has product MFKNTLFKSSLSRYISFRKSLKNYQKKGFASSLSKGLEKIKYEIFKAKDLWEDLRVVKINFDYSPKIPVQHKDVAFTIINKDEMHYALNLRDSFLKNNPDIEFVVVVVDLLKDIREFRLFNELVSRGIKFFFLCELLSEISCRDMHKVLWTSTKDESKNWILSYVFEYFAYVGFKKSLYLSKNIFCLSDVKGLYDLLDDYDVIRFKESIFALKNTEANISYFHRKEISKLKYLELDDLQYTLTFYNVKKEDIIFKESNYFVNRKNLLKKISLFEFSGFYLDDLFLFDHVSFFGSINKSYIKLVNEYYNKSFFQNKRKFEELPYYFEYLPLTRIRIPLEVRRRYSEEIFKRFRNPYLPDRENVRAILSFLHTKYSSISRFARCVIESRLDLRLTFSMTGIISTVTLKDILRVNYNLTDTSRIEHSPFGINIVGFFESKIGLGVQARSFFRKASSLGIPCSLFFLPVTSNLRVSEEEIKNIACFNVNNLSFNNTIFFINSEDLAYLKDISSNIFKGRTSAIWNWEFDRYFDDPKAFSLVDEVMCYSDFVKSALIKAGGKKVYKFLYPFTYDWRILQHRKNLRATFGFYDSFVFMFILDFFRDFDRKRPFLLLRALSRVVREYSDVYLIFKTFQAAKYSENQVKLAKYIKELGITDNVVFVDETTNRDGYITILNAADAYVSPHSCEGMALPLIEAMWLGKPVIATAYGGNLEFMNKDNSILLNYKFEKIGQNSSGYNPDWEWALPDEDELYSAMLKLAKDRDFARELGERARAFVMEKFSIQNFSKEMLNFFERKSK; this is encoded by the coding sequence ATGTTTAAAAACACGTTATTTAAAAGTTCGCTCTCAAGATATATTTCGTTTAGAAAGTCCTTAAAAAATTATCAGAAAAAGGGGTTTGCTTCTTCGTTAAGCAAGGGATTAGAAAAGATAAAATATGAGATTTTTAAAGCAAAGGATTTATGGGAAGATCTAAGAGTCGTTAAGATAAATTTTGACTATTCTCCCAAGATTCCTGTTCAACACAAAGATGTTGCGTTTACTATAATTAACAAAGACGAAATGCACTATGCCCTAAATTTAAGGGATAGTTTTCTAAAAAACAATCCAGACATTGAATTTGTAGTTGTAGTTGTAGACCTTTTAAAGGATATTAGAGAATTTAGACTCTTTAACGAATTGGTATCTAGAGGTATTAAATTTTTCTTTTTGTGTGAACTTTTGTCAGAAATTTCATGTAGGGATATGCATAAAGTTCTTTGGACATCTACTAAGGATGAGTCGAAAAACTGGATTTTGTCATATGTTTTTGAATATTTTGCTTATGTTGGATTTAAAAAAAGTTTGTACTTATCGAAAAATATCTTCTGCCTTTCTGATGTAAAGGGCTTATACGATCTTTTGGATGATTATGATGTAATTCGTTTCAAAGAATCGATATTTGCTTTAAAAAATACTGAAGCTAATATCTCCTATTTTCACAGGAAAGAGATATCAAAGCTAAAATATCTTGAATTAGATGATTTGCAGTATACTCTGACCTTTTATAATGTTAAAAAAGAAGATATCATATTTAAAGAATCTAATTATTTTGTAAATAGAAAAAATCTTCTCAAGAAGATATCACTTTTTGAATTTAGTGGGTTTTATCTGGATGATTTATTTCTATTCGATCACGTAAGCTTTTTTGGATCAATAAATAAATCGTATATAAAGTTAGTAAACGAGTACTATAACAAAAGTTTTTTCCAAAATAAAAGAAAATTTGAGGAATTACCATATTATTTTGAGTACCTTCCATTAACAAGAATTAGGATACCTCTTGAAGTAAGAAGAAGATATTCAGAAGAAATATTTAAGAGATTTAGGAATCCATATTTACCTGACAGAGAAAATGTAAGGGCAATACTTTCTTTTCTGCACACAAAATACAGCTCTATAAGTAGGTTTGCAAGATGTGTGATTGAGTCAAGACTGGATTTACGCTTGACTTTTTCTATGACTGGCATAATAAGTACTGTAACATTGAAGGATATCTTAAGGGTTAATTACAACCTTACTGATACATCTCGTATTGAGCATAGCCCTTTTGGAATAAACATCGTTGGGTTTTTTGAATCGAAGATTGGGCTTGGGGTTCAAGCAAGATCCTTTTTTAGAAAGGCATCTTCACTGGGTATTCCGTGTTCGCTTTTCTTTTTGCCCGTTACATCAAATTTGAGAGTTTCTGAAGAGGAAATTAAAAATATTGCTTGTTTTAACGTTAATAATCTATCATTTAATAACACAATATTTTTTATTAATTCAGAAGATTTGGCTTATCTTAAAGATATATCAAGCAATATTTTCAAAGGCAGAACATCTGCAATCTGGAACTGGGAATTTGATAGGTATTTTGATGACCCTAAGGCCTTTTCTTTGGTAGATGAAGTTATGTGTTATTCAGATTTTGTAAAAAGCGCTTTAATTAAAGCGGGAGGGAAAAAGGTATATAAGTTTTTGTATCCATTCACTTACGATTGGAGAATATTACAACACAGAAAGAATCTTCGAGCAACCTTTGGTTTTTATGACTCTTTTGTTTTTATGTTTATACTGGACTTTTTCAGAGATTTTGACAGAAAAAGACCGTTTTTGCTTTTAAGGGCTCTTTCGAGGGTTGTAAGAGAATATAGCGATGTATATTTAATATTTAAGACCTTTCAGGCTGCAAAATATTCTGAAAATCAAGTAAAACTCGCAAAATACATTAAAGAATTGGGTATTACTGACAACGTTGTATTTGTGGATGAGACTACGAACAGAGATGGATATATTACTATATTAAATGCTGCAGATGCATACGTTTCTCCGCACAGTTGTGAAGGCATGGCCCTTCCTCTAATAGAAGCTATGTGGCTTGGAAAACCAGTTATTGCTACAGCATACGGTGGTAACCTTGAGTTTATGAATAAAGACAATTCTATACTTTTAAATTATAAGTTCGAAAAAATAGGTCAAAATAGCTCGGGATATAATCCAGATTGGGAGTGGGCTCTCCCTGATGAAGATGAATTGTATAGTGCAATGTTGAAATTGGCTAAAGATAGAGATTTTGCCAGAGAACTTGGAGAAAGGGCAAGAGCTTTTGTCATGGAAAAGTTTTCTATCCAAAATTTTTCTAAAGAGATGCTCAACTTTTTTGAAAGGAAAAGTAAATGA
- a CDS encoding CC/Se motif family (seleno)protein, with translation MPKFEFDKEAKEYIKSKGSKIFFINASSCFSUSRVPLPPSVRVGEPLEGIAYKVFEQEGIEIYIPKELNLKNKTRIGLKKFLFFKELIVVT, from the coding sequence ATGCCTAAATTTGAATTTGATAAAGAGGCTAAAGAATACATAAAATCAAAGGGATCAAAGATTTTTTTTATAAATGCTTCGTCTTGCTTTTCTTGAAGCAGGGTCCCTTTACCTCCTTCAGTTAGAGTTGGAGAGCCTTTGGAAGGAATAGCATATAAAGTTTTTGAACAGGAGGGAATAGAAATTTATATACCTAAAGAATTAAATCTTAAAAATAAGACAAGAATTGGTTTGAAAAAATTTTTATTTTTCAAAGAACTTATAGTGGTAACTTAA
- a CDS encoding tetratricopeptide repeat protein, with protein sequence MSLTDYKEKLQNAVDLVNKNELDQGRKVLQELIDELHENQTNEEKDILATALDIRSLIRAYGRDFEGSMKDLDESIALRKFLFSEKFSKNQEDIARLLTHKGINLGQIGKLDEALSQIKEAINLYEECYKDGSLSNTGLYTHALNQLAITQKNMNNFESSFEAFNKAIDILEKEVKVDNSLNLDLAVTYMNRGINNVETSKTQDSIDDFRKSIDIVIDSLKERPELVGLYSRLVYYSILSMARSGLILPDKLEKFKTESEYVFNTYGMTEEAEFWMTKIGELFAPPQSS encoded by the coding sequence ATGTCATTAACCGATTACAAAGAAAAGCTTCAAAATGCTGTTGACCTAGTAAATAAGAACGAGCTTGACCAGGGAAGAAAAGTATTACAAGAATTAATTGATGAGCTTCATGAAAATCAAACAAACGAAGAAAAAGATATCCTTGCAACCGCACTGGATATACGAAGCCTTATTAGAGCCTATGGTAGAGATTTTGAGGGTTCCATGAAGGACCTTGACGAATCGATTGCTCTTAGGAAATTTCTTTTTAGCGAAAAGTTTAGTAAAAATCAGGAAGACATTGCGAGACTATTAACTCACAAGGGAATAAACCTAGGACAAATAGGTAAGCTTGACGAAGCCCTCTCTCAAATCAAGGAAGCAATTAATTTGTATGAAGAGTGTTATAAAGATGGTTCGCTTTCCAACACTGGACTCTATACCCATGCCCTAAATCAACTCGCAATTACACAAAAAAATATGAACAATTTCGAATCTTCCTTTGAAGCTTTCAACAAAGCTATTGATATTTTAGAAAAGGAAGTAAAAGTTGATAACTCTCTTAACTTAGACCTTGCTGTAACTTATATGAACAGGGGCATAAACAATGTAGAAACATCAAAAACTCAGGACTCAATCGACGATTTTAGGAAAAGTATTGACATTGTTATAGATTCACTAAAAGAAAGGCCAGAACTTGTCGGACTTTACTCGAGGCTGGTATATTACTCCATTCTTTCAATGGCAAGATCAGGCCTTATATTGCCAGATAAGTTGGAAAAATTTAAAACAGAATCAGAATACGTGTTTAATACATATGGCATGACTGAGGAAGCAGAGTTTTGGATGACTAAAATCGGTGAACTATTTGCCCCACCACAAAGTTCTTGA
- a CDS encoding DUF4405 domain-containing protein codes for MYHLYNRRSFIKKLIYSLIAFKLMLYNSNSLAESSTEVWGQCPRGLQYDPYPGKCSRYIDTNNDGYCDYSEPPPKTKSSLNSYVSKKAENFNNTKPLFGDDIAEAADRKRRRSITESYNTGTLSILAILFSLISGLLVRKKVIKKQTLLKICNFVLALSFVVSAVLGMILSLKYDGLIKLPLPSWVLFLHVEFGIVFCFLAILHLALNWKSMLYLFNLNGKKN; via the coding sequence ATGTATCATCTATATAATAGAAGATCCTTTATTAAAAAGCTCATTTATAGCTTAATTGCCTTCAAATTGATGTTATATAATTCCAATTCGCTTGCAGAATCCTCTACTGAAGTTTGGGGGCAATGCCCAAGAGGGCTTCAATATGACCCATATCCTGGTAAGTGTTCAAGGTATATAGACACAAACAACGACGGCTATTGTGACTATTCAGAACCTCCTCCAAAAACCAAATCAAGTTTAAACTCATATGTTTCCAAAAAAGCTGAAAATTTCAATAACACAAAGCCATTATTTGGTGATGATATAGCTGAAGCAGCAGATCGAAAAAGAAGGCGTTCAATTACTGAAAGTTATAATACAGGAACACTGTCCATACTAGCAATTCTTTTTTCCTTAATATCCGGTCTTCTGGTAAGGAAAAAAGTAATAAAAAAACAAACGCTTCTAAAAATATGTAACTTTGTCTTAGCATTATCTTTTGTAGTATCTGCAGTCCTTGGAATGATCTTATCACTTAAATACGACGGCCTTATCAAACTTCCTTTGCCATCTTGGGTTTTGTTTTTGCATGTAGAATTTGGAATAGTTTTTTGCTTCTTAGCAATTCTACACTTAGCATTAAATTGGAAATCTATGCTTTATTTGTTCAACCTTAATGGTAAAAAAAATTAG
- a CDS encoding Na+/H+ antiporter NhaC family protein, giving the protein MVKEVVGILIGVGIMLPSFALSGTLNEILNIFMFTLNPKYLAFFSFVFASILSLIIGSITGTLCILSAPIMALSNSVHYPSYIVAGALVSGAMLGDRSSIFSSALRLTAICVGIDVKTHFMAILPTTIVAVILILIVYSIFLPIFFEIHINSVHITSDYLIKVDYFKLFPILILFVLFIKKVPLFFSFLFSSIFALFISDVNSSINLIYHIFYGINIWPFNHLSGIFSMLPLVALVCVSSAFNSLLQKSRILDSLVKRIINPKSYSQSVFRVIVLNLISSMLFCNQALPLMLAAQQLRNEWRRNFKLSLLSRVIADSAHVFPGIVPWNLLAQICAILLGVKPMYYIHFAFLLWILPIINLIFSYFAQKDKIK; this is encoded by the coding sequence ATGGTGAAAGAAGTAGTGGGAATACTTATAGGTGTTGGGATAATGCTTCCCTCATTTGCACTATCTGGAACTTTAAATGAAATACTTAATATTTTTATGTTTACTTTAAATCCTAAGTACTTGGCTTTTTTCTCTTTTGTATTTGCATCGATCCTCTCTTTGATTATTGGTAGCATCACTGGGACTTTATGTATTCTTTCTGCTCCAATAATGGCACTTTCAAATAGCGTACACTATCCCTCGTATATAGTTGCAGGAGCTCTCGTTTCTGGTGCGATGTTAGGAGATAGATCCTCTATTTTTTCTTCTGCTCTTAGACTGACTGCGATATGTGTAGGAATTGATGTTAAAACTCACTTTATGGCAATTTTACCTACAACAATAGTTGCAGTCATTTTAATTTTAATTGTTTACTCAATTTTTTTACCTATTTTTTTTGAAATTCATATCAATTCTGTTCACATAACCAGTGATTACTTGATAAAAGTTGACTATTTTAAGTTATTTCCTATTTTAATTTTGTTTGTTTTGTTTATAAAAAAAGTGCCACTTTTTTTCTCTTTTCTTTTTTCATCTATATTTGCTCTCTTTATAAGCGATGTAAATTCTAGTATAAATCTTATATACCACATTTTTTATGGAATAAACATTTGGCCATTTAACCACTTGAGCGGTATTTTTTCTATGTTGCCCTTGGTAGCACTTGTTTGTGTTTCTTCTGCGTTTAATTCACTGCTTCAAAAGAGTAGGATTTTAGATTCTCTTGTGAAGAGAATTATAAATCCTAAAAGTTACAGTCAATCAGTTTTTAGGGTGATAGTTCTCAACCTTATATCTTCAATGCTTTTTTGTAATCAAGCCCTGCCTCTGATGCTTGCCGCACAGCAATTAAGAAATGAATGGAGGAGGAACTTTAAACTTTCTCTTTTATCAAGAGTTATTGCAGATAGTGCACATGTTTTTCCGGGAATTGTTCCTTGGAATCTACTGGCTCAAATATGTGCAATTTTACTGGGAGTTAAGCCAATGTATTATATACACTTTGCATTTCTTTTGTGGATCTTACCAATAATAAATCTTATTTTTAGCTATTTTGCTCAAAAGGATAAAATTAAATAA
- the bioA gene encoding adenosylmethionine--8-amino-7-oxononanoate transaminase, with product MIQIWHPCTQMKDHEKYPLIKIKNARGVYLYDFNGNSYIDGISSWWVNLFGHSNERLNRAISNQIASLEQIIFAGFTHEKALELAKLLSEVVPDNLSKMFFAETGSSAVEISIKMSYHYFQNIGQRKRKKFVSLKNGYHGETIGALSVSGEDLYKKAYKSILPKNIVSFSPDCYRCKFGHSRESCNTECFSDIEKILISNGEKICAVIVEPIVQFAGGFKIYPPEYLVKLRNLTSKLGIHLILDEIATGFGRTGKMFACEWADIKPDFMCLSKGITSGYLPLSVVLTTDEVYRAFYDDYTTLKAFLHSHSYNGNAISSAVAVETLKIFKEENVLEKNKEKYKYMRNLIENKFCELQHVGEIRHIGFISAVEIVENKKTKKPFNWKKRTGFNIYREALKRGVLLRNLGDIIYFLPPYIIEPHQIEFLVKAAHQSYLEVLKK from the coding sequence TTGATACAAATTTGGCATCCTTGTACACAGATGAAAGATCACGAAAAATACCCGTTAATAAAAATAAAAAACGCAAGGGGGGTTTATCTTTACGACTTTAATGGTAATTCTTACATTGATGGAATATCTTCCTGGTGGGTAAACCTCTTTGGGCATTCCAATGAAAGATTAAACAGAGCTATTTCTAATCAGATCGCTTCACTTGAACAAATAATTTTTGCTGGCTTTACGCACGAAAAAGCTTTAGAACTAGCAAAGCTTCTTTCTGAGGTTGTTCCAGACAATCTTTCTAAAATGTTCTTTGCAGAAACTGGTTCAAGTGCAGTAGAAATTTCAATTAAGATGAGCTATCACTATTTTCAAAACATAGGACAAAGAAAAAGAAAAAAATTTGTATCTTTAAAAAATGGTTATCACGGCGAAACTATAGGCGCACTTTCTGTTAGCGGTGAAGATTTGTACAAAAAAGCTTATAAAAGTATTTTGCCAAAAAATATTGTATCCTTTTCTCCAGATTGTTATAGGTGTAAATTTGGGCATTCAAGAGAGTCTTGCAACACAGAGTGCTTTTCAGATATTGAAAAAATATTGATATCAAACGGCGAAAAGATATGCGCAGTAATAGTTGAGCCCATAGTACAGTTTGCTGGCGGCTTCAAAATTTATCCGCCTGAGTATTTAGTAAAGCTAAGAAATCTCACTTCTAAGCTTGGAATTCATTTAATCCTTGACGAAATAGCGACTGGCTTTGGGAGAACTGGTAAGATGTTTGCGTGTGAATGGGCAGATATTAAACCTGATTTTATGTGCCTATCGAAAGGAATAACAAGCGGCTATCTGCCTCTTTCAGTAGTGCTTACAACTGATGAAGTATACAGGGCTTTTTATGATGATTACACAACTCTTAAGGCATTTCTGCACAGTCACAGTTATAATGGTAATGCCATATCCTCAGCTGTAGCTGTTGAAACCTTAAAAATATTTAAAGAAGAGAATGTGTTGGAAAAAAATAAAGAAAAATACAAATATATGAGAAATCTTATAGAAAATAAATTCTGTGAACTGCAACACGTAGGAGAAATCAGACATATTGGATTTATTAGCGCTGTGGAAATTGTAGAAAATAAAAAAACAAAAAAGCCCTTTAACTGGAAAAAAAGAACTGGATTCAATATTTACAGAGAAGCGCTTAAGAGGGGGGTATTGCTCAGAAACTTAGGAGATATAATCTACTTTCTCCCACCGTATATAATAGAACCTCATCAAATTGAGTTCTTGGTAAAGGCAGCACACCAATCATATTTGGAGGTGTTAAAGAAGTGA
- the bioD gene encoding dethiobiotin synthase, which produces MILFISATDTGVGKTYFSYLLAKKFLIEGKRTKYIKLVQTGYPKDNDSAFVSKSKVEAKTLYFGKDPLAPCFIFENFPIEEAISRIKTEEVDYTIVEGSGGLLVPLDKNNFIVDIPKRMSLKTIIVVPNKLGCINQTLLNLYYCDKEGIDLYGFALNDFFKETFDNFDILSKLTGKIKYRFKNEIITI; this is translated from the coding sequence GTGATTCTTTTTATAAGCGCTACAGATACTGGAGTAGGTAAAACTTATTTTTCTTATCTATTAGCAAAAAAATTCTTAATTGAGGGGAAAAGAACAAAATATATTAAATTAGTTCAGACTGGCTATCCTAAAGACAATGATAGTGCCTTTGTCTCAAAATCCAAAGTAGAAGCAAAAACCTTATATTTTGGAAAAGATCCTCTAGCTCCTTGCTTTATTTTTGAAAATTTCCCTATAGAAGAAGCAATAAGTCGAATTAAAACAGAGGAAGTAGATTATACAATTGTAGAAGGCTCTGGCGGTCTATTAGTGCCTTTAGACAAAAATAACTTTATAGTCGATATACCAAAAAGAATGAGCTTAAAAACTATAATAGTGGTACCGAATAAACTTGGGTGTATAAATCAAACATTATTAAACTTATACTATTGCGATAAGGAAGGTATAGATTTATATGGTTTTGCACTAAATGATTTTTTCAAGGAAACATTTGACAACTTCGACATTTTAAGTAAACTTACTGGCAAAATAAAATATAGATTCAAAAATGAAATAATAACAATATAA